The Vibrio chagasii genome includes a region encoding these proteins:
- a CDS encoding AAA family ATPase: MKLILIRGLPGSGKSTKAKTYDALHVEADMYFVNEQGEYCFDPKQLQQAHEWCQNTAENGLKQGKDVVVSNTFIKHWEMKAYRQLALKYKADLVIEVCRENYGTIHDIEPSVIKRMARDWQE, translated from the coding sequence ATGAAGTTAATACTCATTCGAGGGCTGCCAGGTTCGGGTAAGTCAACAAAAGCAAAAACTTATGACGCCTTGCATGTCGAAGCCGATATGTATTTTGTCAACGAACAAGGTGAGTACTGCTTTGATCCTAAACAGTTACAACAGGCCCATGAGTGGTGCCAGAACACCGCTGAAAATGGTCTAAAGCAAGGGAAGGACGTCGTCGTATCGAATACCTTCATTAAACACTGGGAAATGAAGGCTTATCGTCAACTTGCTCTCAAATACAAGGCGGATTTAGTGATTGAAGTTTGCCGAGAAAACTACGGCACTATTCACGATATTGAACCATCGGTGATTAAGCGCATGGCGAGAGATTGGCAAGAGTAG
- a CDS encoding DUF3859 domain-containing protein translates to MAKRSVVVEMTSYGIYSTWDSKSKDLPKIQEFTTTVDAEIDVEFGYILNIKKAKGEKIRYCIYHPDITTDKGEVLEPFDGEEYVGNNDWDFYLGDTIWAPVSNKIGKWRMTVELKGNIIADKTFDLVAKDQGQFWKRRGF, encoded by the coding sequence ATGGCAAAACGTTCTGTTGTCGTAGAGATGACTTCTTACGGTATTTACTCCACGTGGGATTCTAAATCTAAAGACCTACCAAAAATCCAAGAGTTTACCACCACTGTTGACGCTGAAATCGACGTTGAATTTGGCTATATCTTGAATATCAAAAAAGCCAAAGGTGAAAAGATCCGTTACTGCATTTATCACCCGGATATCACAACCGACAAAGGCGAAGTGCTTGAGCCGTTCGATGGTGAAGAGTACGTCGGCAATAACGATTGGGATTTCTACCTAGGCGACACCATTTGGGCACCAGTCTCAAACAAGATCGGTAAATGGCGCATGACGGTCGAACTTAAAGGCAACATCATCGCAGATAAGACATTCGACCTAGTAGCAAAAGATCAAGGCCAGTTCTGGAAGCGCAGGGGGTTCTAG
- a CDS encoding M20/M25/M40 family metallo-hydrolase produces MTQINEQRLVDHFCDLVKIDSESRNEKVIAEALAEQLGELGFDVHKLAVPEEVSNGFNIYARLDGTLRGSTVFSCHMDTVTPGIGIEPIIEDGIIRSKGNTILGGDDKSGIAAIMEAVRCIQAEGQAHKTIEIAFTVFEEGGLFGSLNFDMSYIQSEHAIVLDTGGPIGTIVNAAPGQQKIVATIKGRPAHAGLAPEEGISAIQVAADAITKMNLLRIDEETTANVGIVEGGQATNIVMPELKVVAEARSLNGDKLTAQVEHMISTFEESAKQFGAEVEIESTRAYDAFVIADDNPHILSIKSAFEKLGVTANTKRTGGGSDANNFNAKGLTTVNLSTGMAKVHTTEEYIAVKDMVAITEFVVAYVTQ; encoded by the coding sequence ATGACCCAAATTAATGAACAACGTCTAGTCGACCATTTCTGCGATCTTGTGAAAATCGATAGTGAATCTCGCAACGAAAAAGTAATTGCTGAAGCGCTGGCTGAGCAGTTAGGCGAACTAGGTTTTGACGTACATAAACTGGCGGTTCCTGAAGAAGTATCGAATGGCTTCAACATCTACGCGCGTTTAGACGGCACGCTACGGGGTAGCACAGTATTCAGCTGCCACATGGACACAGTAACCCCAGGTATCGGCATTGAGCCAATCATCGAAGATGGCATCATCCGTTCAAAGGGCAACACTATCCTAGGTGGTGACGACAAGTCTGGCATTGCGGCTATCATGGAAGCCGTTCGCTGCATTCAAGCTGAAGGTCAAGCACACAAGACCATTGAAATTGCATTCACCGTATTCGAAGAAGGCGGTCTATTCGGGTCTTTGAACTTCGATATGTCTTACATTCAATCTGAGCATGCTATCGTTCTAGATACAGGCGGCCCTATCGGCACAATCGTAAACGCTGCTCCAGGCCAACAAAAGATCGTTGCAACTATCAAAGGTCGCCCTGCTCACGCTGGGCTAGCACCAGAAGAAGGCATCAGTGCAATTCAAGTAGCAGCAGACGCTATTACTAAAATGAACCTACTTCGTATTGATGAAGAAACAACTGCGAACGTGGGTATTGTTGAAGGCGGTCAAGCGACTAACATCGTTATGCCAGAACTAAAAGTGGTTGCGGAAGCTCGCTCACTAAATGGCGACAAGCTAACAGCGCAAGTTGAACATATGATTTCAACGTTTGAAGAGAGCGCAAAGCAATTCGGTGCTGAAGTAGAAATCGAATCAACTCGTGCTTACGATGCATTCGTTATTGCAGACGATAACCCGCACATTCTTTCTATCAAATCGGCGTTCGAGAAGCTTGGCGTTACTGCAAACACCAAGCGCACCGGCGGCGGCAGTGATGCAAATAACTTCAATGCGAAAGGTCTAACAACCGTTAACCTATCTACAGGTATGGCGAAAGTGCACACCACTGAAGAGTACATAGCAGTGAAAGACATGGTTGCTATCACTGAGTTTGTTGTGGCTTACGTAACGCAATAA
- a CDS encoding TetR/AcrR family transcriptional regulator, producing MAKRSKIDTCRTIQLILDTSCHQLLTVGYENMSYTTLSQATKISRTGISHPFPTKTDFLMALEGRFLKLLVDHLTINEGGEALELSWQKALQSKEFTAILRH from the coding sequence ATGGCTAAGCGTAGTAAGATCGATACCTGTCGCACTATTCAACTCATCCTCGATACCAGCTGTCATCAGTTATTGACGGTTGGCTACGAAAACATGTCTTACACCACGTTAAGCCAAGCAACCAAAATCTCAAGAACGGGAATCAGCCATCCTTTCCCTACGAAGACTGACTTTCTGATGGCATTAGAAGGACGATTCTTAAAACTTTTAGTTGATCATCTGACGATTAATGAAGGAGGTGAAGCGTTGGAACTGTCTTGGCAGAAAGCCCTTCAAAGCAAAGAGTTTACAGCTATTCTTAGGCACTGA
- a CDS encoding DUF2726 domain-containing protein, protein MTNIFIVVVVLVVFFYFIQKYVFKHDDTKDHAYQKRGALLNMQQAAFYNALTTAVGTHGVVFAKVNMSNVLAPAKTNTKKNWFIANNKISRSYFDFVVCDPRTLEPRVIIELDNGKELNKGKVDREKLLIHVCKSAGLPLIGASVKHSYQVSRLKRLLATHIDLIEPAKEVRFCKKCGSPMIIKLASQGDYKGRRFFTCSRQPNCTYTENYNVVFDVEEE, encoded by the coding sequence ATGACCAATATATTTATCGTTGTAGTGGTACTTGTTGTCTTCTTTTACTTCATTCAGAAGTACGTATTCAAACATGACGACACCAAAGACCACGCTTATCAAAAGAGAGGTGCGTTGCTCAACATGCAACAAGCCGCGTTTTACAATGCACTGACTACGGCGGTTGGTACTCACGGTGTCGTGTTTGCCAAAGTGAACATGTCGAATGTGTTGGCACCTGCGAAAACGAATACTAAGAAGAACTGGTTTATCGCGAATAATAAGATCTCTCGTAGCTATTTTGATTTTGTGGTCTGTGACCCACGAACGTTGGAACCGCGCGTGATCATCGAGCTTGATAATGGTAAAGAGCTAAATAAAGGCAAAGTGGATCGAGAGAAGCTGCTTATCCATGTGTGTAAGTCTGCTGGTTTGCCGCTTATTGGCGCTTCAGTAAAACACAGTTACCAAGTGAGCCGTTTGAAGAGACTGCTCGCGACACATATCGATCTTATCGAACCTGCCAAGGAGGTTCGATTCTGTAAGAAGTGCGGTAGCCCGATGATCATCAAGCTGGCTAGCCAAGGTGACTACAAAGGACGACGTTTTTTCACTTGTAGTCGTCAACCGAACTGTACTTATACCGAAAACTACAATGTTGTGTTCGATGTAGAAGAGGAATAA
- a CDS encoding LysR family transcriptional regulator, translating into MKLHFENIVSFIAVVEEGSFSSAARKLGKSQSTVSTAVQNLESDLGFNVFNREHSKVWLTEKGERLFQLSLPVVSKYRDLVTVAQQMNISDQIVYRVGIDPLVFDKNVKRTLLAFSEAFPNVDLLVVTKPSFVLGNYINEGKIDLALGNPYHKTSYDFNVEELFHVNCWWVAHKDLGPIKSHAPSQRVLLMDGCEELLNLSTIAAYNLWRLDDLDTIIDLCNAQKGIAFLPSFLIDSHVKDNRLKVITDHPDFFGKRVIASLFWQIHSDFSLFNQWIKKELKSSTHYQQTFIADLAQ; encoded by the coding sequence ATGAAACTACATTTCGAAAATATTGTTTCGTTCATAGCAGTAGTTGAAGAAGGTTCATTTAGCTCTGCTGCTCGCAAACTTGGAAAATCACAATCGACAGTTAGTACAGCTGTACAAAATCTAGAGTCAGATTTAGGTTTCAATGTATTTAATAGAGAACACTCTAAAGTTTGGTTAACAGAAAAAGGAGAACGCCTCTTCCAATTATCTTTACCTGTGGTGTCGAAATATCGGGACTTGGTGACCGTTGCTCAACAAATGAATATTTCAGACCAAATCGTTTACCGAGTAGGTATCGATCCATTGGTGTTTGATAAAAATGTAAAGAGGACATTACTGGCATTTTCAGAAGCATTCCCAAACGTGGACTTATTGGTCGTCACCAAACCCAGTTTCGTTTTAGGTAACTATATCAATGAAGGTAAGATAGATTTAGCGCTAGGTAACCCCTACCACAAGACAAGTTATGACTTCAATGTAGAGGAGTTATTTCACGTTAACTGCTGGTGGGTCGCTCATAAGGATTTGGGGCCTATAAAGTCTCATGCACCATCTCAGCGAGTTCTATTAATGGATGGGTGTGAAGAACTGCTTAACTTATCGACTATTGCAGCATATAACCTTTGGCGACTGGATGATTTAGATACCATCATCGATTTATGTAATGCTCAAAAAGGCATCGCATTCTTACCTAGCTTCCTGATCGATAGTCATGTAAAAGATAACAGACTTAAGGTCATTACAGACCACCCTGATTTTTTTGGTAAACGAGTTATTGCTTCCCTTTTCTGGCAAATACATTCTGACTTTAGCTTGTTTAACCAATGGATCAAAAAAGAGCTCAAATCCAGCACTCACTACCAACAAACATTTATTGCGGATTTAGCTCAATAA
- a CDS encoding Flp family type IVb pilin, which yields MITKLYVKTTMFLSQFKNDERGVTAIEYGLIAVAMAVLVTTAVGADGFIGKLEGAFEQVATAIDTASS from the coding sequence ATGATTACTAAGCTATACGTGAAAACAACCATGTTTTTATCTCAATTCAAGAACGATGAGCGCGGCGTAACTGCGATTGAATATGGTCTAATTGCTGTGGCAATGGCTGTATTAGTAACGACAGCAGTGGGTGCAGACGGTTTCATTGGCAAGCTTGAAGGTGCATTCGAGCAAGTTGCTACCGCTATTGATACTGCGAGCAGCTAA
- a CDS encoding prepilin peptidase — protein MYLVTLAVLSLYVSATDFLYRKIQNYALCLLLFLQCFLSPLDIQIMSFLLMLGIGLILYKLIWIGAGDIKYVVILSLTIPVNDLLLAFILTAFSGGILAISYLVSKKLIRNKVGFQEGIPYGIAISIGFYLAILTQSTPYI, from the coding sequence TTGTATTTAGTGACTTTGGCAGTATTGAGTTTATACGTGTCGGCCACTGATTTTCTCTATCGTAAGATACAAAATTACGCCTTGTGCCTATTACTCTTCTTGCAGTGTTTTTTATCTCCGCTAGATATTCAAATTATGAGTTTTTTACTGATGTTAGGTATCGGACTTATTCTTTATAAACTGATTTGGATTGGGGCGGGTGATATTAAATACGTCGTTATTTTGTCGCTTACCATCCCTGTTAATGACTTATTATTGGCGTTTATTCTGACGGCTTTTTCTGGTGGTATTTTAGCTATCTCTTATCTAGTGAGTAAAAAATTAATAAGAAATAAAGTTGGTTTTCAAGAGGGTATTCCATATGGGATCGCTATTAGCATCGGCTTTTATTTAGCAATTTTAACTCAATCTACGCCATATATATAA
- the cpaB gene encoding Flp pilus assembly protein CpaB gives MRSRLVLLVAIAALIIGALGVIDLFKSEPKPTTTDEVVAEKSEKHVGVWISTKSFEKGYAINAQGVVKQQLPLSEALTLGVREDAQISFSPSILLNRNLKAGDVVLPEYQVSPGKPGYIDLLVTEGMTLYPLKVSDKNLINDYIRPGSFIDVLTVSSPNANLAGNIDKPKRFRGVKASMFLKHVKVLNIGNDDTGDSSITARSPSKEDGLTTVVIEVSPDELPKLALAQRTMHIEIYRSQHYLQPEFAEVRNIIDNYTGIVELRGNENTPREAL, from the coding sequence ATGAGATCACGACTGGTATTACTTGTCGCCATTGCTGCCTTAATCATCGGCGCACTAGGCGTTATCGATCTGTTCAAAAGTGAACCTAAACCAACAACAACTGATGAAGTGGTCGCTGAAAAAAGCGAAAAGCATGTTGGGGTTTGGATTAGCACCAAAAGCTTTGAAAAAGGGTATGCAATCAATGCACAAGGTGTCGTTAAACAGCAATTGCCTCTCAGTGAAGCATTGACGCTTGGTGTTAGAGAAGATGCTCAGATCAGCTTTTCACCTTCCATTCTATTAAATCGAAATCTTAAAGCAGGCGATGTTGTATTGCCTGAATATCAAGTGAGCCCGGGCAAGCCTGGCTACATTGACCTTCTAGTTACAGAGGGCATGACGTTATACCCACTCAAGGTCAGCGATAAAAATCTGATTAATGATTACATCCGACCGGGTTCGTTTATCGATGTACTTACGGTGAGTTCACCTAACGCCAATTTGGCTGGCAACATCGATAAGCCAAAGCGCTTTAGGGGAGTGAAGGCGTCGATGTTTTTGAAACACGTCAAGGTACTCAATATCGGTAATGATGACACGGGTGATAGTTCTATTACCGCTCGCTCTCCGAGCAAAGAAGATGGTCTGACAACCGTTGTTATTGAAGTGAGCCCGGATGAACTACCAAAACTCGCGCTTGCGCAACGAACCATGCATATCGAAATCTATCGCAGTCAACACTATTTGCAGCCGGAGTTCGCCGAGGTACGCAATATCATCGATAACTATACAGGCATTGTTGAGTTACGTGGTAACGAGAACACCCCAAGAGAGGCTTTGTGA
- a CDS encoding type II and III secretion system protein family protein, producing MRITHRVKRALFGSILVTLVGLLSTTNTFAADRSITLNDGQHIQFKSPIGQVFINNPSIVDYKIINDNTLVVFANSVGQSRLIVYGVDDDVLLSDRIIVDLNLTDIRRQLKFLFPDAKVKVQSVGEQVAVSGVVDSEATRDDIYRLVATLLGREKTEKWDKTQKLEFKSDSSDYEEPESMVFARNMTWEGIIERIEVATTQQVNVKISVAQVTESFGQTVGVDWSTVGSSVGEFVFDQFDAVNLSTLIMALGNDQIAEVLAEPNLTVLSGESASFLVGGEVPVIVSTSSNVNISFKEFGIKLDLTAKVLSQDKIRMQLAPEVSEVEGYVEAAGIKVPQLASRRAMTTVELADGDSFVLGGLMSSADLEKMQKIPFVGDIPVLGAAFRKATTERKRTELIIVATVNLVEPMKPKDIQLPYIKKTSTLARWLNIKWDGKEVTSSDATIRLLSQGGFIQ from the coding sequence ATGAGAATTACCCATCGAGTTAAACGAGCACTGTTTGGTTCTATTCTAGTAACGCTGGTTGGCTTACTTTCTACCACAAACACTTTTGCGGCTGATCGTTCTATCACGCTCAATGATGGTCAGCACATCCAATTTAAAAGCCCAATCGGTCAAGTGTTCATTAACAACCCAAGTATCGTTGACTACAAGATAATCAATGACAATACCCTTGTAGTATTTGCCAATAGCGTGGGTCAATCGCGTTTGATTGTCTACGGCGTTGATGACGATGTACTGCTATCAGACCGTATTATTGTTGACCTGAACTTAACGGACATCAGGCGACAACTCAAATTCCTTTTCCCTGATGCCAAGGTCAAGGTTCAGTCAGTGGGAGAGCAAGTCGCAGTGAGTGGCGTTGTTGACTCAGAAGCAACGCGTGACGACATCTACCGCTTGGTCGCGACGCTGCTAGGTCGAGAAAAAACGGAGAAATGGGACAAAACGCAAAAGCTAGAGTTTAAATCTGATAGTTCAGACTATGAAGAACCTGAAAGCATGGTGTTTGCCCGCAATATGACGTGGGAAGGGATCATTGAACGGATTGAAGTCGCGACGACTCAGCAAGTGAACGTCAAGATATCGGTCGCTCAAGTAACAGAATCGTTTGGGCAAACCGTCGGTGTTGATTGGAGCACCGTTGGCTCAAGTGTGGGTGAGTTTGTTTTCGACCAATTTGATGCGGTTAACCTCAGCACCTTAATCATGGCGTTAGGTAACGACCAAATCGCAGAGGTTCTCGCAGAGCCAAACTTGACGGTCTTGTCTGGCGAGTCTGCAAGCTTTCTCGTTGGTGGTGAAGTGCCAGTTATCGTCTCTACCAGCAGTAACGTAAACATTTCATTTAAAGAGTTCGGTATCAAGCTGGACCTGACGGCCAAAGTGTTGAGCCAAGACAAAATCCGTATGCAACTAGCACCGGAAGTGAGTGAGGTTGAGGGTTACGTAGAAGCCGCCGGTATAAAAGTACCGCAATTGGCCTCTCGACGTGCCATGACAACCGTGGAGCTTGCCGATGGAGATAGCTTTGTTCTCGGTGGTTTGATGAGCAGTGCTGACTTGGAAAAAATGCAGAAGATCCCTTTTGTTGGCGATATTCCAGTTCTTGGTGCCGCATTTAGAAAAGCAACCACTGAAAGAAAACGCACCGAATTGATCATCGTAGCCACCGTAAACCTCGTGGAGCCGATGAAGCCGAAAGATATTCAACTGCCATATATCAAGAAAACATCGACATTGGCACGTTGGCTGAACATCAAATGGGATGGTAAAGAGGTGACGTCTTCTGATGCAACGATTCGTCTGCTGTCGCAAGGAGGATTTATCCAATGA
- a CDS encoding AAA family ATPase, giving the protein MFDLTKALTTKAKPVQATSIGVAGCTLFYQSQECLSLVQEVFRFEGWNEPACVKATAGITKITEQQSSHIVILELNESSNVVEDAKAFASKLPTHKGVVVIGKEDAISTLRSLKDMGFYYVFWPVNKQEFADFLTHVSKNLKTFSGVSQKRKAKRVAIVGAKGGVGTSFISTELGSLLSTQGSDTILVDHQYADTNIDVLLGLKDFKPRTIDEFTAPLHEMDEEGALSYLTSARKNLRLLAIDGDMSQNDVLNYNQTLCELLARNANFIIEDFSGAVDFKVEPQLLVENFDVVVLVFDASVSSVRSAKRLFEKIASLQLTLSSRTRVIMVANYHRPQGAYVLQKPDLAKYLGANVDLEVDYCKLLAHIIIDGKRAHKHDRHVSRSMEQLVKLINGQPIDQKAMNSWLKKVRVK; this is encoded by the coding sequence ATGTTTGATCTAACGAAAGCATTAACAACGAAGGCTAAGCCAGTTCAGGCAACCTCGATAGGTGTCGCTGGGTGTACGTTGTTTTACCAATCACAAGAGTGTTTAAGCCTGGTTCAGGAAGTGTTTCGCTTTGAAGGTTGGAATGAGCCTGCGTGTGTGAAAGCGACAGCGGGCATCACCAAAATCACCGAGCAACAAAGTAGTCATATCGTGATTCTAGAGCTTAATGAGTCGAGTAATGTGGTGGAAGATGCGAAAGCTTTTGCCAGCAAACTGCCGACTCATAAAGGTGTGGTCGTGATTGGCAAAGAAGATGCCATTTCAACGCTTCGTTCTCTCAAAGACATGGGTTTCTATTATGTGTTCTGGCCTGTGAATAAGCAGGAGTTCGCAGATTTCTTAACGCACGTAAGTAAGAACCTAAAAACCTTCTCTGGTGTCAGTCAGAAACGTAAAGCAAAGCGTGTTGCCATCGTTGGCGCAAAAGGCGGCGTAGGCACGTCGTTTATCTCTACTGAGCTCGGGTCACTGTTGTCGACACAGGGCTCAGACACCATTCTTGTTGATCATCAATACGCCGACACCAACATTGATGTGTTGCTGGGTTTAAAAGACTTTAAGCCACGAACTATTGATGAGTTTACCGCGCCACTGCATGAAATGGATGAAGAGGGGGCATTGAGTTACCTCACGAGCGCTCGTAAGAACCTGCGTTTGCTCGCCATTGACGGTGACATGAGCCAAAACGACGTGCTTAATTACAACCAAACCTTGTGTGAGTTGTTGGCAAGAAACGCTAACTTCATCATCGAAGACTTCTCTGGCGCTGTGGACTTCAAAGTTGAACCACAACTCTTGGTAGAAAACTTTGATGTGGTCGTGTTGGTGTTCGACGCGTCGGTGTCATCCGTGAGAAGTGCGAAGCGACTGTTTGAAAAGATAGCGAGCTTACAGCTCACGTTATCATCGCGTACGCGCGTCATTATGGTTGCCAACTACCATCGCCCGCAAGGCGCTTATGTGTTGCAGAAACCCGATCTAGCGAAGTATCTCGGAGCAAATGTTGATCTAGAGGTCGACTATTGTAAGTTGTTGGCGCACATCATTATCGATGGAAAGCGAGCCCATAAACACGACCGTCATGTGAGTCGTTCTATGGAACAGTTGGTCAAGCTGATTAATGGACAGCCGATTGACCAAAAAGCGATGAATTCTTGGTTAAAGAAGGTGCGTGTTAAATGA
- a CDS encoding CpaF family protein, whose product MSSNKDLYLTFRGQIFEALDAEAVQKMSRKDLESQIQAAVDLLANSYQRPITSMMKSGLVKSLIDELFGLGPLQPLVEDQSISDIMVNGPNNIFFERHGKVKKSEVSFVNEEQLLAIAKRIASRVGRRVDELSPTVDARLEDGSRVNIVIPPIALDGTSISIRKFREQNIGFEDLIGFGSMSPDMARVLMIASRCRINVLISGGTGSGKTTLLNALSQYIAEDERIVTIEDAAELRLQQPNLVRLETRTSSVEQTGAVTQRDLVINALRMRPDRIILGECRGSEAFEMLQAMNTGHDGSMSTLHANTPRDAIARVESMVMMANLNQPLDAIRRTIVSAVQMIVQVNRLRDGSRKITSISEIVGLEGDSVVMEEIYRFRYDDAHFGENVKGDFVTNGIMQRSELVKKAQFFGLYEELIASFKGA is encoded by the coding sequence ATGAGTTCAAACAAAGACTTATATCTCACTTTTCGTGGTCAAATCTTTGAGGCATTAGATGCAGAAGCGGTTCAGAAAATGAGCCGTAAAGACCTAGAATCACAGATTCAAGCCGCGGTTGATTTGCTGGCAAACAGTTACCAAAGACCCATCACATCGATGATGAAGTCTGGTTTGGTGAAAAGTTTAATCGATGAGCTGTTTGGTCTTGGTCCACTTCAGCCTTTGGTCGAAGATCAGTCTATCTCCGATATTATGGTGAACGGGCCAAATAACATCTTTTTCGAACGACATGGCAAGGTCAAAAAATCTGAAGTCTCGTTTGTGAATGAAGAGCAGCTATTGGCGATTGCTAAGCGTATTGCCTCGCGTGTTGGACGACGTGTCGATGAGCTTTCTCCTACGGTCGATGCAAGGCTAGAAGATGGCAGCCGTGTGAACATTGTGATCCCACCGATTGCATTAGACGGTACCTCAATCTCCATTCGTAAGTTCAGAGAGCAGAACATCGGATTTGAAGACCTGATCGGTTTCGGTTCGATGTCTCCAGACATGGCGAGAGTACTGATGATTGCTTCTCGCTGCCGTATCAATGTTTTGATCTCTGGCGGTACGGGTTCAGGTAAAACGACGCTACTCAACGCGCTCTCTCAATACATTGCGGAAGACGAACGTATCGTCACGATTGAAGATGCCGCTGAATTACGTCTACAACAACCCAACTTGGTTCGACTTGAAACGCGAACCTCCAGTGTTGAACAAACCGGAGCGGTCACCCAGCGAGACTTGGTGATTAACGCACTGCGTATGCGTCCTGATCGAATCATCCTTGGTGAGTGTCGTGGCTCTGAAGCATTTGAAATGTTGCAAGCAATGAACACTGGACACGATGGCTCTATGTCTACGCTCCACGCGAACACTCCAAGAGATGCGATTGCCCGTGTTGAGTCTATGGTAATGATGGCGAATTTAAATCAGCCTCTAGATGCGATTCGTAGAACGATCGTCAGTGCCGTGCAGATGATTGTTCAAGTGAATAGGCTGCGTGATGGGTCTCGTAAAATTACCAGCATCTCAGAAATCGTCGGGCTTGAGGGCGATAGCGTGGTGATGGAAGAGATCTATCGCTTCCGTTACGACGATGCTCATTTCGGTGAAAACGTGAAAGGAGATTTTGTCACCAACGGCATTATGCAGCGATCTGAGCTTGTGAAAAAAGCGCAATTCTTTGGGCTCTATGAAGAGCTTATCGCATCCTTTAAGGGGGCATAA
- a CDS encoding type II secretion system F family protein, with the protein MLWISLILFAFVLLLIRDSKVKKVNQFFNIEEAEAENFNAINVKSLVRKQSWHTFKESISPTLMVLGPRSTLYIALYITGSLITSWYIVIDLLSMTNSWWVPVLASIFSFFGYRFLVTRRRRDFENTFPDALNILMSAVTAGDSLMQAISYVGEVMDNPIGREFKLMGDRLKLGESPEVVLKRSCKKYPYPEFLFFTVTLRANIARGGQLKGVLARLIRVLVDSRTLEKKKMAMTSEARISAKIVAAIPLVFMIILNYVNPDNVNYVLYDESGRVVLFYVLGSELFGLFIVWLLVRGVRA; encoded by the coding sequence ATGCTTTGGATTTCGTTGATCCTATTCGCTTTTGTGCTGCTTTTGATTCGGGACTCAAAGGTAAAAAAGGTCAATCAATTCTTTAATATTGAAGAAGCGGAAGCGGAAAACTTTAACGCTATTAACGTGAAATCATTGGTTCGTAAACAGAGCTGGCACACGTTCAAAGAGTCCATTTCACCAACCTTGATGGTGTTGGGGCCGCGTTCTACCTTGTACATCGCGTTATACATTACGGGCAGTTTAATTACCTCGTGGTACATCGTGATTGACTTGCTTTCGATGACAAACTCCTGGTGGGTACCTGTGTTGGCTTCGATTTTTTCCTTTTTCGGTTACCGCTTCTTGGTGACCAGAAGGCGTCGAGATTTCGAGAATACCTTCCCAGATGCGTTGAACATTCTGATGAGTGCGGTGACGGCGGGTGACAGTTTGATGCAAGCCATTAGTTATGTTGGCGAAGTGATGGACAACCCTATCGGGCGTGAATTTAAGCTGATGGGCGACCGATTGAAATTAGGTGAATCGCCAGAAGTGGTGCTTAAGCGATCGTGCAAAAAATACCCGTATCCAGAGTTTTTGTTCTTCACCGTGACGCTTAGAGCCAATATTGCGCGCGGCGGGCAGCTCAAAGGTGTGTTAGCTCGATTGATTCGCGTACTAGTGGATTCCAGAACGTTAGAAAAAAAGAAGATGGCGATGACTTCGGAAGCGAGGATCTCCGCCAAGATTGTTGCCGCTATACCTTTGGTTTTTATGATCATTCTGAATTATGTAAACCCCGACAATGTCAATTATGTCCTGTATGACGAATCAGGTCGTGTGGTGTTGTTTTACGTACTTGGCAGTGAGCTGTTCGGCTTGTTCATCGTTTGGCTATTAGTAAGAGGTGTACGAGCATGA